The following coding sequences are from one Haliotis asinina isolate JCU_RB_2024 chromosome 3, JCU_Hal_asi_v2, whole genome shotgun sequence window:
- the LOC137277393 gene encoding uncharacterized protein yields MTNIIAIQRYYHIITDVITTSRYYNSPIIITTPRYYNSTVIITTPRYYNSTIIITTPRYYNSTIIITTPRYYNSPIIITTPRYYNSPIIITTPRYYNSTIIITTPRYYNSPIIITTPRYYNSTVIITTPRYYNSTFIITTPRYYNSPIIITTPRYYNSPIIITTPRYYNSPIIITTPRYYNSTIIITTPRYYNSTVIITTPRYYNSPIIITTPRYYNSPIIITTPRYYNSTVIITTPRYYNSTVIITTPRYYNSTVIITTPRYYNSPIIITTPRYYNSTVIITTHATTTAPSSSQHHATTTAPSSSQHHATTTAPSSSQHHATTTAPSSSQHHATTTAPSSSQHHATTTAPSSSQHHATTTAPSPSQLTLLQQPHHHHNTRPSCLNRNTRFSNIIIIRRYDYNISAVTRTLHYWLAVGARTTQ; encoded by the exons ATGAC CAACATCATCGCAATACAACGCTACTACCACATCATCACGGACGTCATCACAACATCACGCTACTACAACAgccccatcatcatcacaacaccaCGCTACTACAACAGCACCGTCATCATCACAACACCACGCTACTACAAcagcaccatcatcatcacaacaccaCGCTACTACAAcagcaccatcatcatcacaacaccaCGCTACTACAACAgccccatcatcatcacaacaccaCGCTACTACAACAgccccatcatcatcacaacaccaCGCTACTACAAcagcaccatcatcatcacaacaccaCGCTACTACAACAgccccatcatcatcacaacaccaCGCTACTACAACAGCACCGTCATCATCACAACACCACGCTACTACAACAGCACCTTCATCATCACAACACCACGCTACTACAACAgccccatcatcatcacaacaccaCGCTACTACAACAgccccatcatcatcacaacaccaCGCTACTACAACAgccccatcatcatcacaacaccaCGCTACTACAAcagcaccatcatcatcacaacaccaCGCTACTACAACAGCACCGTCATCATCACAACACCACGCTACTACAACAgccccatcatcatcacaacaccaCGCTACTACAACAgccccatcatcatcacaacaccaCGCTACTACAACAGCACCGTCATCATCACAACACCACGCTACTACAACAGCACCGTCATCATCACAACACCACGCTACTACAACAGCACCGTCATCATCACAACACCACGCTACTACAACAGCCctatcatcatcacaacaccaCGCTACTACAACAGCACCGTCATCATCACAACTCACGCTACTACAAcagcaccatcatcatcacaacaccaCGCTACTACAACAgccccatcatcatcacaacaccaCGCTACTACAACAgccccatcatcatcacaacaccaCGCTACTACAAcagcaccatcatcatcacaacaccaCGCTACTACAAcagcaccatcatcatcacaacaccaCGCTACTACAACAGCACCGTCATCATCACAACACCACGCTACTACAACAGCACCGTCACCATCACAACTCACGCTACTACAACAGCcgcatcatcatcacaacacaagACCATCATGTCTGAATCGCAACACCCGATTCAGCAACATCATCATAATACGACGTTACGACTACAACATCTCAGCTGTCACCAGAACGCTGCATTACTGGCTTGCTGTAGGGGCTAGAACAACTCAGTAG